One window of Biomphalaria glabrata chromosome 6, xgBioGlab47.1, whole genome shotgun sequence genomic DNA carries:
- the LOC106070601 gene encoding glutamyl-tRNA(Gln) amidotransferase subunit A, mitochondrial-like yields the protein MKSITLKEALIQLKKGVMTVKEICHACQQRLEKTRKLNIFISETQSEDLLRQIQSSEQAYVKGTAKALEGIPLAFKDNFCTQGVHTTCASKMLFNYVPPYDATMVTKCKEAGGIIVGKTNMDEFAMGSGSLDSCFGPVINPWNLTVPTSNSTETASSSEISANEVSPDWYIAGGSSGGSAAAVAAGTCLAAFGSDTGGSTRNPASHCGVVGLKPTYGLLSRHGLIPLVNSMDVPGIVTKTVEDSAIMLNVVAGHDIMDSTSVSSTHSPFHISRDLDLSKLHIGLPKEFQRLEMSEDVLLLWKKTADILEKAGAKVSEVSMPHAQYCILCYHVLCCCEVASNFARYDGIEYGLRYGSEMSTEELYAESRHKGFNNVVRGRILAGNYFLLKKNYNKYFIKAQKVRRLISNDFKSVFSSGVDLLLTPTTLSDSPLHSWFTQEDNRTRCEEQDIFTTPANMAGVPAISLPLGLSKQGLPISLQISGPHFSESLMLSLAHWLESQAQFSHLNLEFLDQAAISSNIVQ from the exons ATGAAGTCCATTACTCTCAAAGAG GCTCTTATACAATTGAAAAAAGGAGTGATGACTGTAAAAGAAATTTGTCATGCTTGTCAACAAAGACTTGAGAAAACAAGAAAGCTAAATATATTTATCTCAGAAACACAAAGTGAAGATTTATTAAGACAAATTCAATCTTCAGAACAAGCCTATGTTAAAG GTACAGCCAAAGCACTAGAAGGCATACCTTTAGCTTTCAAAGATAACTTTTGCACCCAAGGAGTCCACACAACATGTGCTTCAAAAATGCTTTTCAACTATGTTCCTCCATACGATGCTACCATGGTAACAAAATGCAAAGAAGCTGGTGGTATCATTgtaggaaaaacaaatatggatGAGTTTGCAATGGG CTCAGGAAGTTTGGACAGTTGTTTTGGTCCTGTTATAAACCCTTGGAACTTGACTGTACCTACATCAAACTCTACTGAGACAGCCTCTAGTAGTGAAATAAGTGCTAATGAAGTTTCACCAGATTGGTACATAGCAGGAGGAAGTTCAGGTGGTAGTGCTGCTGCTGTGGCTGCTGGAACTTGCCTAGC TGCGTTTGGTTCAGATACTGGTGGTTCCACTAGGAACCCAGCAAGTCATTGTGGAGTAGTTGGTCTCAAGCCAACATATGGTCTGCTGTCAAGACATGGACTTATTCCACTAGTCAATTCTATGGATGTTCCTGGTATAGTTACAAAGACTGTTGAAGACAGTGCCATAATGCTGA ACGTAGTGGCAGGACATGACATAATGGACTCCACATCTGTTTCATCAACTCACTCTCCATTTCATATTTCTAGAGATTTAGATTTATCCAAGCTACACATTGGCTTACCAAAA GAATTTCAGAGGCTAGAAATGTCAGAAGATGTTCTTTTACTATGGAAGAAAACTGCAGATATTTTAGAAAAAGCTGGTGCTAAAGTGTCAGAAGTCTCCATGCCACATGCACAGTATTGCATATTGTGTTACCATGTTTTATGTTGCTGTGAAGTTGCTTCAAATTTTGCTCGTTATGATGGAATTGAATATG GGCTACGTTATGGCAGTGAGATGTCTACAGAAGAATTGTATGCTGAAAGTAGACACAAAGGTTTTAATAATGTTGTCAGAGGCAGGATTCTGGCTGGAAATTACTTTTTgttgaaaaa gaaCTATAACAAATATTTCATCAAAGCCCAGAAAGTCCGCCGCCTCATTAGCAATGATTTCAAGTCCGTCTTCTCCAGTGGCGTAGATCTATTATTGACTCCTACGACACTTAGCGATTCCCCACTCCACAGCTGGTTTACTCAAGAAGATAACAGGACTCGTTGTGAGGAACAAGATATTTTCACCACTCCAGCCAACATGGCAG GAGTTCCAGCCATAAGTCTTCCACTAGGACTCTCTAAACAAGGTCTGCCAATAAGTCTACAAATATCTGGACCTCATTTCAGTGAATCATTAATGCTCTCACTTGCACACTGGCTAGAATCACAGGCTCAGTTCAGTCATTTGAATTTAGAGTTTTTAGATCAGGCTGCCATTTCAAGTAATATAGTTCAGtga